CATTATACAAAATgtctgtgtctcttcacagtcccctttGTGCAGTAAGGTATTCTTTTATCTGTTATTTGAAATGGGTTTTATTGCTGgcttgagttacctggggtggcagagatccatgtagtcatggctctatttgaaatctattttggacagattttggcgAGAGATAACCCTCTTGCTTCACCTATGCCTCTCTGATAGGGCGTAGGGTCAAGGGGTCAATTTGGGATTGGACCATTAGATTTGTCTACTGTCTGTTGCTGACTGGCAGTGTCTAAATTACTCAGGCATTTCTAATTGACTGTATATTTCATGagcgttaaatcaaatcaaagtttattggtcgcatacacagttTATTAGATGTTATAGCTGGTGCAGAAAAATGTTTATGTTACAACCTAACAATGCAGTAAGAGTACACCATTTCTATTTTTAAAAGTATAAGATTCCATAACTTGACCTCCTGTGACACATAAGCATATAATAGTATTATACATAATAGTCAAATTCACTTCCCATACTGATGATAAAAGTCTTTAATCCAAAACACTCAACAGGTAAATATAGCAAGATGAAAGTAAGTATTTTACAACAATGACCAGAGCAACTGGTCTGCTCAACCCAACAAACTCACTGGCCAGAGATTGACTTAAacatttatcatcatcatcatcatcagtggtGGTATCCAGCTCTATGAAAGAGTACAGTGCATTGGTACTGTCATACAGTTCAGAACAATGGCCATTGCTTAGGACAATGACTGCACTTACTCAGCTGCAGATTGCAAGTAGTAATCTGACTAGTGAATGATGAACGTAACACAATGGATAACGGTGTATTATCCACATAACTAGAGGTAGCTACAACAGAGGGTGTGGAGACGGAAATAGTGTTGGTTATCGCTCTGCCTTAGGTTTGGAGAAAGTTCCTAGTTGCTTTGTGTTCACATCTTTCAGCTGGTCTAGCGGTCTCTGTCCGCGCCGGTAAAGGTATTCTATGTGCATGACATCAGTCTTCTTGATGCTGGAGTTCTCTCGGAACTCATCCCGGATCCTGAGTAGAAAGCCTGGCTTGTCCTGGCCAGCACGCAGGAACTGGCGGTACAGAGACAACACCTGTTTTTGCAGCTTACTGTGGCGTGCCATGGTGTGGAACACAGGGCAACGGCAACACAGTTGACAAGGGAGGACGACTAACCGAAAGATTAAGCAGTCTCACCGTTGACTAAGTCACAAATGCATCAGAGTGTAGATGAAGTGTCTCCTAAACCTATGGGGGAAAGACATAGTTGCTGGTGAAACAAGGATCTTATCTGGCCATGTTATAAATCTTCTCTTATGGTTATAGCTAGGTGTATTGCTGAAGATACAACTATAACTACTGTCCAAAATAATGTATTAGCGTCATGACattgcctcttccccctcaggaggctgaaaatatttggcatgggccctctgTACATCTGTACAtctgtaccattgagagcatcttgactgtctgcatcactgcttggtatggcaactgcttggcatccgactgcaaggcgctacacatggtagtgtgtatggcccagtacatcactggggccaagttccctgccatccaggacctctataccatgcagtgtcagaggaaggccctaaaatgatcaaagactccagccacccaagtcatagactgttctctctgctaccgcacggcaagcggtaccaatgcaccaagtctgtaatcaacaggaccctgaatggggcggcaggtagcctcgtggttagagcgctgggccagtaaccgaaagtttgctagatcgaatcctcgagctgacagggtaaaaatctgttgttctgcccctgaacagggtagttgacccactgttcctaggctgtcactgtaaataagaattagttcttaactgacttgcctagttaaataaattaaaaacagcttctactcccaagccataagactgctaaatagttaaccaaatagctacctggactacCTGCATTTAAAGTTTGTGCAAAAAGgctgactcatcacatacgctgctgctactgtttattatctttcACTTTATTCCTAGCtaaacagtgcattcagaaagtattcataccccttgattttttccacattttgttacagccttattctaaaattgattttttttaaatgttcatcAATctacaatacctcataatgacaaagcatttaCATAGTTTTacagttttacatttttaatttcacctttatttaaccaggtaggccagttaagaacaagttctcatttacaactgcgacctggccaagaaagcaaagcagtgcgacaaaaacaacagttacacatgggataaacaaacatacagtcaataacacaatagaaaatctgtatacagtgtgtgcaaattaagtaaggaggtaaggcaataaataggctatagtagtgaagtaattacaatttagcaattaacactggagtgatagatgtgcagatgaggatgtgcaagtagaaatactggtgtgcaaaagagcagaaaaaacaaaaagacaaatatggggatgaggtaggtagtagGTTGGAtcggctatttacagatgggctgtgtatagCTATACCGATCGGTAGgctgctctgacagccgatgcttgaagttagtgaaggagatacagtggggcaaaaaagtatttagtcagccaccaattgtgcaagttctcccacttaaaaagatgagaggcctgtaattttcatcataggtacacttcaactatgacagacaaaatggagaaaaaaacaactgaaaaatcacattgtaggatttttaatgaatttatttgcaaattatggtggaaaataagtattaaaGTACTTATTATTAagtactaaatacttttttgccccactgtaagtctccaacttcagtgacttttgcaattcgttccagtcattggcagcagagaactggaaggaaaagcggccaaaggaggtgttggctttggggatgaccagtgaaatatacctgctggagcgcttgctacgggtaggtgttgctatggtgaccagtgagctgagattaggcggagctttacctatcaAAAAAAATTGTATTCAGACCCTACTCAATactatgttgaagcacctttggcaatgattacagcctcaagtcttcttgtgtatgatgctacaagcttggcacacctgtatttgggaagtttctctcattcttctctgcagatcctctcaagttcagtcaggttggatgggaagcgttgctgcacagctattttcaggtctctccagagatgttcgatcaggttcaagttcgggctctggctgggccactcaaggacattcagagacttgtcccgaagccactcctgcgttgtcttggctgtgtgtttagggtcattgtcctgttggaaggtgaaccttcgcc
The sequence above is a segment of the Oncorhynchus gorbuscha isolate QuinsamMale2020 ecotype Even-year linkage group LG16, OgorEven_v1.0, whole genome shotgun sequence genome. Coding sequences within it:
- the sdhaf1 gene encoding succinate dehydrogenase assembly factor 1, mitochondrial; this translates as MARHSKLQKQVLSLYRQFLRAGQDKPGFLLRIRDEFRENSSIKKTDVMHIEYLYRRGQRPLDQLKDVNTKQLGTFSKPKAER